The following proteins are co-located in the uncultured Draconibacterium sp. genome:
- a CDS encoding dipeptide epimerase: MKITGIEYFKLEMPLAIPYTIAYETVSKATNIILKLSTDKGITGWGCAAPDPEVTGETADDVIHTIENQITGLLKNESPFQLVRFTHLLKQHSPHAASAIAMVDMALHDILARKARLPLYQLLGGYRTNIETSITIGILPLKDTIEQANYYFKKGFNIIKLKGGISLNDDIEKIIKLREKYGMAFSLRFDANQGYTPAESFEFVRQTQKAAIEILEQPTKQKKEEQLGEVSRNIDVPVMADESIKTLKDAFRLASNDLIDMVNIKIMKVGGILEAQHINSVSKAAGLEVMVGCIDECALGISAGLHFALSRKNIEFADLDGHLDLLEDPFTDLFQLKNGVLYPSNHYGLGNIKL; this comes from the coding sequence ATGAAAATTACAGGAATCGAATATTTTAAACTGGAAATGCCACTTGCCATTCCATATACAATTGCTTATGAAACGGTGAGTAAAGCAACAAATATTATCTTAAAACTAAGCACCGACAAGGGAATTACAGGTTGGGGCTGCGCTGCCCCCGACCCGGAAGTTACCGGCGAAACGGCAGATGATGTAATACATACAATTGAAAACCAGATTACAGGCTTGTTAAAAAACGAATCGCCTTTTCAACTTGTCCGTTTTACGCACCTTTTAAAACAACATTCGCCACATGCAGCCTCGGCAATTGCGATGGTTGATATGGCACTGCACGATATTTTGGCACGCAAAGCCAGGCTGCCACTTTATCAGTTGCTGGGTGGGTACCGAACAAATATTGAAACAAGTATTACCATAGGAATATTGCCGTTAAAAGATACCATAGAACAGGCAAATTATTATTTTAAAAAAGGATTTAACATTATTAAGTTAAAAGGTGGAATCAGTTTAAATGATGACATTGAAAAAATAATAAAACTGCGCGAAAAATATGGGATGGCATTCTCGCTTCGTTTTGATGCCAACCAAGGTTATACTCCGGCTGAATCGTTCGAATTTGTGCGCCAAACACAAAAAGCGGCAATAGAAATTCTGGAACAACCCACCAAACAAAAAAAGGAGGAACAACTGGGAGAAGTGTCAAGAAACATAGATGTGCCGGTTATGGCCGACGAAAGTATTAAAACACTAAAAGATGCTTTCAGGCTGGCAAGTAACGATCTGATAGACATGGTAAACATTAAAATTATGAAAGTTGGAGGCATACTGGAAGCACAACACATAAATTCAGTGTCGAAAGCCGCAGGATTAGAGGTGATGGTTGGCTGCATTGACGAATGTGCTTTGGGAATATCGGCAGGACTCCATTTTGCATTGAGTAGAAAAAACATCGAATTTGCTGATCTCGACGGGCATTTAGACTTGTTGGAAGATCCTTTTACCGATTTGTTTCAATTGAAAAACGGCGTTCTTTATCCATCGAACCACTACGGACTAGGAAACATTAAATTATAA
- the mazG gene encoding nucleoside triphosphate pyrophosphohydrolase — MEKKVEEFKRLLDIMDELREKCPWDKKQTLESLRKLTIEETYELGDAILKNDLQEIKKELGDIMLHIVFYAKIGEEKGAFNMGDVLEGINEKLIYRHPHIFGDVDVDGSANKVAENWEALKLKEKGGNKRVLEGVPAAMPALVKANRIQEKVRGVGFDWEYKEQVWDKVKEEVEELSHEIDKVDTDKMEAEFGDLLFAVVNAARLYGVDPDSALERTNLKFIKRFNYLESQTMMKGRSLHDMTLAEMDEIWEEAKKQE; from the coding sequence ATGGAAAAAAAAGTAGAAGAGTTTAAACGCTTACTCGATATAATGGACGAACTCAGAGAGAAATGTCCCTGGGATAAAAAACAAACCCTTGAATCGTTACGCAAACTAACCATTGAAGAAACCTACGAACTGGGCGATGCCATTTTAAAGAACGATTTGCAGGAGATAAAAAAGGAACTGGGCGATATTATGCTACACATTGTTTTTTATGCAAAAATTGGCGAAGAAAAAGGCGCATTTAACATGGGCGATGTACTGGAAGGAATAAACGAAAAACTGATTTACCGTCATCCTCATATTTTTGGAGATGTTGATGTTGACGGCTCGGCCAATAAAGTTGCCGAAAACTGGGAAGCATTAAAACTAAAGGAAAAAGGGGGCAACAAACGAGTTTTGGAAGGAGTGCCTGCTGCAATGCCAGCTTTGGTAAAAGCCAACAGAATTCAGGAAAAAGTGCGTGGAGTTGGTTTCGACTGGGAATACAAAGAACAGGTTTGGGACAAAGTAAAAGAAGAAGTAGAAGAACTGAGCCACGAAATAGATAAAGTAGACACAGACAAAATGGAAGCCGAATTCGGAGATCTGCTTTTTGCAGTGGTAAATGCAGCGCGTTTGTATGGAGTGGACCCCGACTCTGCACTGGAACGCACCAACCTGAAATTTATAAAACGGTTTAATTATCTGGAAAGCCAAACCATGATGAAAGGCCGCAGTTTACACGACATGACATTGGCCGAGATGGATGAAATATGGGAAGAAGCCAAAAAACAGGAATAA
- a CDS encoding DUF1611 domain-containing protein, which yields MKQTIDGKALVYCDGAFNTPNGKTAHGLVRFTERYEIVGVIDNKYAGQDAGMVLDGKNYGIPIFKDLTNALAQLTENNKAKSLVIGLAPDGGRLPAEARLTIKNALELGMNVDSGLHDFIYKDPDLMAIATKNNCRVRDVRRTPDRDELHFFSGKIEEVDCLKVALLGTDSAIGKRTTAWILVHAFRNAGLKAEMIGTGQTAWMQGAKYSMIMDSCINDFVSGEIEHAVYEAWKNESPDIAVIEGQGSLMNPAYPGGFEILAAGRPDYVILQHAPKRKEYDGFPGYVLHSIKEQINAIEIISGKKVIAITVNHEEMTKEEILPACEEITKETGLPAFDVLEYGADKLVELLKSYIK from the coding sequence ATGAAACAAACAATTGACGGAAAAGCACTTGTTTACTGCGATGGTGCTTTTAATACTCCAAATGGAAAAACAGCTCACGGATTGGTACGCTTTACCGAACGATATGAAATAGTAGGTGTGATTGATAATAAATATGCCGGACAGGATGCAGGAATGGTATTGGATGGTAAAAATTATGGAATTCCGATTTTTAAAGACCTTACCAATGCCTTGGCTCAGCTGACAGAAAACAACAAAGCAAAATCGCTTGTAATAGGTTTAGCTCCAGATGGTGGACGCTTGCCGGCAGAAGCCCGCCTCACAATAAAAAATGCCTTGGAGTTGGGTATGAATGTGGACAGTGGCCTGCATGACTTTATTTATAAAGACCCGGACTTAATGGCAATTGCAACTAAAAATAATTGTCGTGTTAGAGATGTGCGACGTACTCCCGATCGCGATGAGCTACATTTTTTTAGTGGTAAAATTGAAGAGGTTGACTGTTTAAAAGTTGCACTACTTGGAACCGATTCTGCCATTGGGAAACGCACAACTGCCTGGATTTTGGTACACGCCTTCCGCAATGCCGGTTTAAAAGCAGAGATGATAGGTACCGGCCAAACGGCATGGATGCAGGGAGCAAAGTACTCGATGATAATGGATAGTTGCATAAACGATTTTGTTTCGGGCGAAATAGAACATGCCGTTTACGAAGCATGGAAAAACGAAAGTCCGGACATTGCCGTTATCGAAGGCCAGGGAAGTTTGATGAATCCTGCGTATCCCGGAGGATTTGAGATTCTGGCAGCCGGCCGACCCGACTATGTGATTCTGCAACATGCGCCAAAACGAAAAGAATACGATGGATTTCCGGGTTATGTTTTACATTCAATTAAAGAGCAAATTAACGCCATTGAAATCATTTCAGGGAAAAAAGTAATTGCAATTACCGTAAACCACGAGGAAATGACAAAGGAGGAAATTTTGCCTGCTTGTGAAGAAATAACAAAAGAAACCGGGTTGCCCGCTTTCGATGTTTTGGAATACGGAGCCGACAAATTGGTGGAACTTTTAAAATCATACATCAAATGA
- a CDS encoding DUF5686 family protein, whose protein sequence is MKNRIIFICFLLFSGFIAKGDELAIEISGWVKDAQTTEPLPFVNVWIKGTVRGTMTDTDGRFLLSANVGDTVSFSSIGYIKQEILIEKKTKSPLEISLQPEVLEIGEVTIKPEESRAKVLMRQVMKNKKENRQKILDNTDFKTFARTSVYVAIDSASRVNRIIENMNEVTMKIEGQELQFSPIYLSELGTNVINGKDSVVYNRRDGIFPKLNQTIESQILLNVVVDLDFYKDQINILGRGIISPLANSARLQYDFYLNDSTRIDSTWYYSFSFTPKNKYNALFTGRFTVEDGSFALTNIYAYVQEEANINFVNGYKSNVSYKKIPGNGWFYDEQEISLNLALVLNKDTVSRYGSQRIDQVASGNWLVTKTTQYSTSEHLDQVKGHDWKKQPEFATSLMSDGTYERVDRLKENSVVKGIDAVGGMVLTSYVDLGKIEVGPVFDIYSTNAIEGSRISIPLRTGERMWERFTVGGYLGFGTKNKGFKYGMNMGWQLQSSDKYILRASYSDDYNLVSQDKYLRFIKKNPNTRGNGNFIAAVTSRVQNPYIKEEKSFDLRLEYNADENISAEAGAYFLSNYGTPDIHFINNGVDYNHYSNYGMLFNVRLAFGQYYDKYYFARVYYIDQVPVINLSWDIGRVNVPGSQAPDFGMYSQFHGSIVGKINMGPTFMRYMLNGGYLFGDAPYDLLDQPVGSQSLGFAKYRFNLLHQASFAHNVYTNVHLDWVGGGIVLNKLPLIKKLKLREMVSLKAHYGDRTSSYKPVFNLPEAFSQDMTRPYAEIGVGITNIFKVLRVEYIHQLGSTYANRSFTDNSGIRFRAEMSF, encoded by the coding sequence ATGAAAAATAGAATCATATTCATTTGTTTTTTGCTCTTCTCCGGTTTTATTGCAAAAGGTGATGAGTTAGCCATCGAAATTTCGGGTTGGGTAAAAGATGCTCAAACCACGGAGCCACTCCCCTTTGTAAATGTATGGATTAAAGGTACGGTGCGTGGAACGATGACCGATACCGACGGAAGATTTCTGTTATCGGCCAATGTTGGCGATACTGTTAGTTTTTCTTCCATAGGATACATAAAACAGGAAATACTTATTGAGAAAAAAACCAAATCGCCACTTGAAATAAGCCTGCAACCGGAGGTACTTGAAATTGGAGAGGTGACCATAAAACCCGAAGAATCAAGAGCCAAAGTTTTAATGCGCCAGGTGATGAAAAACAAAAAAGAGAACAGGCAAAAAATACTCGACAATACTGATTTTAAAACATTTGCACGCACTTCGGTTTATGTTGCCATTGATTCTGCTTCGAGGGTGAACCGGATTATTGAAAACATGAACGAAGTGACCATGAAAATTGAAGGTCAGGAGCTGCAGTTTTCACCCATCTACTTATCGGAATTAGGTACCAATGTAATAAATGGCAAAGACAGCGTGGTGTATAACCGCAGAGACGGAATATTCCCAAAACTGAATCAAACAATAGAAAGTCAGATTTTACTAAATGTGGTGGTCGATCTGGATTTTTACAAAGATCAGATCAATATACTTGGGCGCGGAATTATTTCGCCACTGGCCAATTCGGCTCGTTTGCAATACGATTTTTATTTAAACGACAGTACAAGGATTGACAGCACCTGGTATTACAGTTTTTCGTTCACGCCAAAAAATAAATACAATGCTTTGTTTACCGGGCGTTTTACGGTTGAGGACGGAAGTTTTGCCCTTACCAATATTTATGCCTACGTACAGGAAGAAGCAAACATAAACTTTGTTAATGGCTACAAGTCGAATGTGAGCTACAAAAAAATTCCCGGAAACGGATGGTTTTACGATGAACAGGAAATCAGCCTGAATCTCGCACTGGTGCTAAACAAAGACACAGTTTCAAGGTACGGATCGCAACGTATCGACCAGGTGGCAAGCGGAAACTGGCTGGTAACAAAAACCACGCAATATTCAACATCTGAACATTTAGACCAAGTAAAAGGACACGACTGGAAAAAACAACCCGAATTTGCAACCAGTTTAATGTCGGACGGAACCTACGAACGTGTGGATAGACTAAAGGAGAACAGTGTTGTTAAAGGCATTGATGCAGTTGGAGGAATGGTGCTTACGAGTTATGTGGATCTTGGAAAAATTGAAGTTGGTCCGGTGTTCGACATATACAGTACAAATGCCATTGAAGGAAGTCGTATTTCCATTCCATTGCGCACGGGAGAGAGAATGTGGGAACGTTTTACTGTTGGTGGCTACCTGGGTTTTGGCACAAAAAACAAAGGGTTTAAATATGGGATGAACATGGGCTGGCAACTTCAAAGCAGTGACAAATACATACTTCGCGCCAGTTATTCCGACGACTACAATCTTGTCTCTCAGGATAAATACCTTCGTTTTATTAAGAAGAATCCCAATACCCGGGGAAACGGGAATTTTATAGCTGCTGTTACATCCCGGGTTCAAAACCCTTATATAAAGGAAGAAAAAAGTTTTGATCTGCGCCTTGAATACAATGCCGACGAAAACATAAGTGCTGAAGCCGGTGCGTATTTCTTGTCGAACTACGGTACTCCCGATATTCATTTTATAAATAATGGCGTTGATTACAATCACTACTCCAATTACGGAATGCTTTTTAATGTGCGACTTGCATTCGGGCAATATTACGATAAATACTATTTCGCGCGTGTTTATTACATCGATCAGGTACCGGTAATTAATTTAAGTTGGGATATTGGCCGGGTGAATGTACCCGGTTCGCAGGCACCTGATTTTGGAATGTATTCGCAGTTTCATGGCTCAATAGTGGGCAAAATTAACATGGGGCCAACCTTTATGCGTTACATGTTAAACGGAGGATACTTGTTTGGCGATGCACCCTACGACCTACTCGACCAACCCGTTGGATCGCAGTCGCTGGGTTTTGCAAAATACCGTTTTAACCTCTTGCACCAGGCTTCGTTCGCGCACAATGTATATACCAATGTTCACCTCGACTGGGTTGGTGGCGGAATCGTATTAAATAAATTACCACTCATAAAAAAGCTTAAACTTCGCGAAATGGTGTCCTTAAAAGCACATTATGGCGATCGCACAAGTTCGTACAAGCCGGTGTTTAATTTGCCTGAAGCATTTTCGCAGGACATGACACGCCCTTATGCCGAAATAGGTGTTGGAATTACCAACATATTTAAAGTATTGCGCGTTGAGTACATTCATCAACTGGGAAGTACGTATGCCAATCGCAGCTTTACCGATAACAGCGGTATTCGTTTCAGAGCCGAAATGAGCTTTTAA
- a CDS encoding PspC domain-containing protein — protein MILGVSGWLSEKLGWNVTTIRILFVVGVLIFGVGLGLYLVLWLVKMFSK, from the coding sequence ATGATTTTAGGAGTATCGGGTTGGTTAAGTGAAAAACTGGGATGGAACGTTACAACCATTCGGATTTTATTTGTTGTTGGAGTATTAATTTTTGGAGTTGGTTTGGGATTGTACCTCGTTTTATGGCTTGTAAAAATGTTTTCGAAATAA
- a CDS encoding phosphoribosylaminoimidazolesuccinocarboxamide synthase — MGNALTKTEFNFPGQKSLYKGKVRDVYNINDDFLVMVVSDRISAFDVVLPKGIPYKGQVLNQIAEKFLDATSDIVPNWKIASPDPNVTVGHFCETFPVEMIVRGYLTGSSWRLYKNGGRDICGVPLAEGLKEHQAFPEPILTPSTKAEQGAHDENISREEIIAQGLVSEEDYKELERISLALFKRGSEMAKEKGLILVDTKYEFGKKDGQIYLIDEIHTPDSSRYFYADGYQERFDKGENQKQLSKEFVREWLMENNFQGRDGDVLPEIPESFVTQVSERYIELYETITGDTFVKSDTSEIPGRIEAAVNEFLKTQK; from the coding sequence ATGGGTAACGCATTAACAAAAACTGAATTCAATTTTCCGGGACAAAAAAGTTTGTACAAAGGGAAAGTTAGAGACGTTTATAACATTAACGACGACTTTTTAGTGATGGTGGTTTCCGACCGTATTTCTGCTTTCGACGTAGTTCTTCCAAAGGGAATTCCTTACAAAGGACAAGTACTTAACCAAATTGCTGAGAAGTTTTTAGACGCCACTTCCGACATTGTTCCAAACTGGAAAATTGCCTCACCCGATCCGAATGTTACAGTAGGTCATTTTTGCGAAACTTTTCCTGTTGAAATGATTGTTCGCGGTTATTTAACCGGAAGCTCGTGGAGGTTGTATAAAAATGGTGGCCGCGACATTTGTGGTGTACCACTTGCCGAGGGACTAAAGGAACATCAGGCTTTTCCGGAGCCGATATTAACTCCATCAACAAAAGCCGAGCAAGGTGCACACGACGAAAATATTTCGCGTGAAGAAATTATTGCGCAAGGTTTGGTTTCGGAGGAAGATTACAAGGAACTGGAACGTATTTCGCTGGCTTTGTTTAAACGTGGTAGTGAAATGGCCAAAGAAAAGGGGTTGATTTTGGTGGATACAAAATATGAGTTTGGTAAAAAAGATGGTCAGATTTATTTGATCGATGAAATTCATACACCCGATTCGTCGCGTTATTTTTATGCCGATGGGTACCAGGAGCGTTTTGACAAAGGCGAAAACCAGAAGCAACTTTCAAAAGAATTTGTTCGCGAGTGGTTGATGGAAAACAATTTCCAGGGACGCGATGGTGATGTATTACCTGAAATTCCGGAGTCGTTTGTTACTCAGGTATCAGAAAGATACATTGAATTGTATGAAACCATTACCGGTGACACATTCGTAAAATCTGACACTTCAGAAATTCCCGGACGAATTGAAGCTGCGGTAAACGAATTTTTGAAAACGCAGAAATAA
- a CDS encoding pyridoxal-phosphate dependent enzyme, which produces MSNILDGVKSAEIGISKEVKNLSDMVKDTTLSLVDRIESYEDIMSLEIGDTSLNRARNLERELNIRQLYIKYEGENPSGTQKDRIAFAQVHDAFRRDYNTIALATCGNYGVAVAYAAFLAGIKCKIFIPETYHTDRIKEMENFDAEIIRLPGSYEDTVTESSKMALNMDWYDANPGGANTSLQIAAYAEIANEIYDQLRDAPKYIAAPVSNGTLLAGVYRGFVSLYKRGKTSRIPKFVAGSAAYKNPIITSFKAGLENCIDIDPKLVKETSINEPLINWHSFDGNEALYALQQSGGEAHHISDKKMKEMSTFLHKKEGYRILPASTSGLIALLQIHEKNEMINDRYVAILTGKY; this is translated from the coding sequence ATGAGCAACATTCTGGACGGAGTAAAATCTGCCGAAATAGGAATATCGAAAGAAGTAAAAAATTTGAGTGATATGGTAAAAGATACCACCCTATCACTGGTTGACAGAATCGAGTCGTACGAAGACATTATGTCGCTTGAAATAGGTGACACTTCACTAAACCGTGCCCGCAATCTGGAGCGCGAGCTAAACATTCGTCAGTTGTATATAAAATACGAAGGTGAAAACCCATCGGGGACACAAAAAGACCGCATTGCTTTTGCACAGGTACACGATGCTTTTCGAAGAGATTACAATACCATTGCACTTGCCACCTGCGGAAATTATGGAGTGGCAGTTGCATACGCAGCTTTCCTTGCCGGTATAAAATGCAAAATATTTATACCCGAAACCTACCACACCGACCGCATAAAGGAAATGGAAAATTTTGATGCGGAAATAATACGTTTGCCGGGCTCGTACGAAGATACAGTAACAGAGTCAAGTAAAATGGCTTTAAATATGGATTGGTACGATGCAAATCCCGGCGGGGCAAATACCTCTTTGCAAATTGCAGCCTATGCCGAAATTGCAAACGAAATTTACGACCAGTTGCGCGATGCTCCAAAATACATTGCTGCACCGGTTTCGAACGGTACTTTACTGGCAGGTGTTTATCGTGGTTTTGTTAGTTTGTACAAACGTGGGAAAACCTCAAGAATTCCGAAGTTTGTGGCCGGCAGTGCAGCATACAAAAATCCAATTATTACATCGTTTAAAGCCGGCCTCGAAAATTGCATCGACATTGACCCAAAACTGGTAAAGGAAACATCGATTAATGAGCCCTTGATCAACTGGCACAGTTTCGATGGAAACGAAGCACTTTATGCCTTACAGCAATCGGGCGGAGAAGCTCATCATATCAGTGATAAAAAAATGAAAGAGATGAGTACTTTTTTACACAAAAAAGAAGGTTACCGAATTCTTCCGGCATCCACTTCCGGACTTATTGCCTTGCTGCAAATACACGAAAAAAATGAAATGATTAACGACAGATACGTTGCAATTTTAACCGGCAAATATTAA
- a CDS encoding PhoH family protein, whose protein sequence is MDKQIFLEGVDPLEFYGVNNSKIDLIKKLFPKIKITARGQALFIQGEPSEIKAFEKKFALLLEHFYQYNVLNDEIIQEIFNSGISSMEENGTGDKDLIVFGNNGKPVRARTPNQKRLHEVSSKSDLIFAIGPAGTGKTYTAIALAVKALKNKEIRKIILSRPAVEAGENLGFLPGDLKDKIDPYLQPLYDALQDMIPPKKLEEFMKDGTIQIAPLAFMRGRTLSNAYVILDEAQNTTVNQLKMFLTRMGLNAKFIITGDVTQIDLPRKSNSGLVQALKILKGIKSISTIFFDKKDIVRHRLVRDIVEAYDKHAEETEQADYDFKVKKNRGKKEELED, encoded by the coding sequence TTGGATAAACAAATATTTCTTGAAGGTGTAGATCCGTTGGAGTTTTACGGAGTTAACAATTCAAAGATCGATTTAATAAAAAAACTCTTCCCAAAAATTAAAATTACTGCACGGGGCCAGGCGTTGTTTATTCAGGGCGAACCCAGCGAAATAAAAGCTTTCGAAAAAAAGTTTGCTCTTTTACTCGAGCATTTTTACCAATACAACGTATTAAACGACGAGATTATTCAAGAGATTTTTAATTCTGGAATTTCGTCGATGGAAGAAAATGGTACCGGCGATAAGGATTTAATTGTATTTGGAAATAACGGCAAACCGGTACGGGCACGCACTCCCAATCAAAAGCGGCTGCACGAGGTAAGTTCCAAAAGCGACCTGATTTTTGCCATTGGCCCGGCCGGAACCGGGAAAACCTACACTGCCATTGCTCTGGCGGTTAAAGCGCTTAAAAACAAAGAAATACGGAAGATTATATTGAGTCGCCCGGCTGTGGAAGCAGGAGAGAACCTGGGATTTCTTCCCGGCGATTTAAAAGATAAAATCGATCCGTACCTGCAACCTTTGTACGATGCTTTACAAGATATGATTCCGCCCAAAAAACTGGAAGAGTTTATGAAAGACGGAACCATCCAAATTGCACCACTGGCTTTTATGCGTGGCCGAACACTAAGCAATGCGTATGTGATTTTAGATGAGGCACAAAATACAACTGTTAACCAGTTAAAAATGTTTCTTACCCGAATGGGATTAAATGCCAAGTTTATAATTACCGGCGATGTCACACAAATCGACCTTCCGCGAAAAAGCAATTCGGGTTTGGTGCAAGCATTGAAAATATTGAAAGGAATAAAAAGCATTTCAACAATATTTTTTGATAAAAAGGACATTGTACGCCACCGTTTGGTTCGCGATATTGTTGAGGCATACGATAAACATGCTGAGGAAACAGAGCAGGCAGATTATGATTTTAAAGTAAAAAAGAACAGAGGTAAAAAGGAGGAATTAGAAGATTAA
- a CDS encoding creatininase family protein: protein MKNKTKYPDYMWATLSWPEIEERLKLVDTAILPCGAIEQHGPHLPLDVDYFDAEYLARKVAEACPDPKPFVLPPIPYGVSYHHSEFKGTLAVSNNALSALVYDIGMSLAHNGIKKLVMLNGHGDNVPTLTYAAQMINRDARIFVCVETGETSDIDLYDLIDTHNDIHAGEIETSTSLAIRPEVVEMDKAVDDTLDLDNEYLDYTSDRGVSWYVHTERLTKSGVMGNATKASAEKGHQMWEIMIRKMADFVETIKNTPSSKLYQNRY, encoded by the coding sequence ATGAAAAATAAAACAAAATATCCCGATTACATGTGGGCTACCTTATCGTGGCCCGAAATCGAAGAACGTTTAAAACTGGTTGACACGGCAATACTTCCCTGCGGTGCCATTGAACAACACGGCCCTCACCTGCCACTCGATGTTGATTATTTTGACGCCGAATACCTGGCCCGAAAAGTGGCGGAAGCCTGCCCCGATCCAAAACCTTTTGTGTTACCGCCAATTCCCTATGGTGTATCGTATCACCACAGCGAGTTTAAAGGAACTTTGGCCGTTTCGAACAATGCGTTATCGGCTTTGGTTTACGACATAGGCATGAGTTTGGCCCACAATGGAATTAAAAAACTGGTTATGTTGAACGGTCACGGCGACAATGTTCCCACATTAACGTATGCAGCACAAATGATCAACCGCGATGCACGTATTTTTGTATGTGTGGAAACCGGCGAAACCAGCGATATTGATTTGTACGATTTAATCGACACGCACAACGATATTCATGCAGGAGAAATTGAAACAAGCACTTCGCTCGCCATTCGTCCCGAAGTAGTGGAAATGGATAAAGCAGTGGATGACACACTGGATTTGGACAATGAATACCTGGATTATACATCAGACCGTGGAGTGAGCTGGTATGTGCACACCGAACGACTCACAAAATCGGGAGTGATGGGCAACGCAACAAAAGCAAGTGCTGAAAAAGGACATCAAATGTGGGAAATAATGATACGAAAAATGGCTGATTTTGTAGAAACCATAAAAAATACGCCTTCCTCTAAATTGTACCAAAACAGGTATTAA
- a CDS encoding calcium/sodium antiporter: protein MFIPIILIAFGFIALVLAANWLVDGSSALARKYNVSDLVIGLTIVAFGTSAPELVVSIIASTNNHSDLVLGNIIGSNNFNLFIILGLSGMLFPISVKSSTAWREIPISLIITILLLLIANGFGSPKGAYIGRLDGIILLTLFFVFLYYVFTQIKKENNSPTQNSTYSALKMWSLITIGLLGLILGGQLVVTNSVKMANHLGISEKIIGLTIVAAGTSLPELVTSIVAAVKKNSDIAVGNVIGSNVFNILLILSVSSIIKPINFNPNFNTDLFLLTGGTAFLLLAMISGKRKTLDRWEAAILVVVYIAYTVYLIQRIAQ, encoded by the coding sequence ATGTTTATTCCCATTATACTGATAGCATTTGGATTTATTGCACTGGTTCTTGCAGCCAACTGGTTGGTTGACGGTTCTTCTGCCCTGGCAAGAAAATACAACGTTTCTGATTTGGTAATCGGCTTAACGATTGTTGCATTTGGTACCTCGGCCCCTGAGTTGGTAGTAAGCATAATTGCATCCACAAATAATCATTCCGATTTAGTACTAGGAAATATTATTGGAAGTAATAATTTCAATTTATTCATCATTCTGGGATTGTCAGGAATGCTTTTCCCAATTTCGGTAAAATCATCAACAGCCTGGCGCGAAATTCCAATATCTTTAATCATTACAATTCTGCTTTTATTGATCGCCAATGGTTTTGGTAGTCCAAAAGGTGCATACATTGGTCGCCTTGATGGAATAATTCTGCTAACGCTGTTCTTTGTTTTTCTGTATTATGTTTTTACGCAAATCAAAAAGGAAAACAATTCGCCCACACAAAATTCAACATACTCGGCACTCAAAATGTGGAGTTTAATTACAATTGGTTTATTGGGGCTAATACTCGGAGGACAACTGGTTGTAACAAACAGTGTTAAAATGGCAAATCACCTGGGGATAAGCGAAAAAATTATAGGATTAACAATTGTGGCCGCCGGAACATCGCTGCCCGAGCTGGTTACTTCCATTGTAGCTGCTGTAAAGAAGAATAGCGACATTGCAGTGGGAAATGTTATCGGATCAAATGTTTTTAATATTTTACTTATTTTATCGGTGAGCAGTATAATTAAACCCATCAATTTTAACCCGAATTTTAATACCGATTTGTTTCTGCTTACCGGAGGAACTGCTTTTTTATTGCTTGCCATGATAAGCGGAAAAAGAAAAACACTTGACCGTTGGGAGGCTGCCATATTAGTTGTTGTTTATATTGCCTACACCGTTTATCTGATTCAACGAATTGCACAGTAA